Proteins encoded by one window of Haliotis asinina isolate JCU_RB_2024 chromosome 6, JCU_Hal_asi_v2, whole genome shotgun sequence:
- the LOC137287433 gene encoding uncharacterized protein: MASEILLLLLLAVTTTTSSDRRCTNLGNLPVQNNKRFLQHTFLSIQMTGLMSCVQACANRVRCKSFNFFLGFGTCELNQATYAETGTISNEDSWVYYDMEGFPQSVRQQCKDVTCGYNETCEISSSLQPYCQTCSIETGCGVCYPISEVAGRWYRSYGCFKSTPVKVLPVLHVNLRNSIDWPNLKKTIDACASASASTNREFFGIQFYGECYIGNATEANFLTPVTIGECASVCPNAVADGTSAQVYQWIQGVPST, from the exons ATGGCATCTGAGATACTTCTGTTGCTTTTACTGGCTGTTACGACCACCACGTCATCTGACAGGAGATGCACTAACTTGGGTAACCTACCAGTCCAGAACAACAAGCGCTTCCTCCAACACACCTTCTTGTCCATACAGATGACAGGTcttatgtcatgtgtacaggcTTGCGCCAACAGGGTACGCTGCAAGTCCTTCAACTTCTTTCTCGGGTTCGGGACGTGTGAACTAAATCAGGCCACCTATGCTGAAACGGGCACAATCAGCAATGAAGATTCATGGGTGTATTATGACATGGAAGGATTCCCTCAG TCCGTGCGACAGCAGTGCAAGGATGTCACGTGTGGTTATAATGAGACTTGTGAGATTTCCTCGTCACTCCAACCATATTGTCAAACATGCAGCATCGAAACAGGTTGTGGAGTATGCTACCCTATCTCAG AGGTTGCAGGTAGGTGGTACCGATCGTACGGCTGCTTTAAGTCAACACCCGTAAAGGTTCTGCCAGTTCTCCATGTCAACCTTCGAAATTCCATTGACTGGCCTAATCTCAAGAAGACAATAGATGCCTGTGCCAGTGCATCTGCCTCGACGAACAGGGAGTTTTTCGGGATACAATTCTACGGCGAATGTTATATTGGGAATGCAACCGAAGCCAACTTCCTGACGCCGGTGACTATCGGCGAATGCGCCTCCGTCTGCCCAAATGCCGTTGCTGACGGTACATCAGCGCAGGTGTATCAGTGGATACAAGGTGTTCCTTCAACttaa